Proteins encoded by one window of Arachis ipaensis cultivar K30076 chromosome B04, Araip1.1, whole genome shotgun sequence:
- the LOC110271426 gene encoding protein MAIN-LIKE 1-like: MASRDAHFHFSIDECAVSLEDVAIILGLPTNGVPVTGPMMSSFEAMEAEGLKDRIVLTDDIQIQRYVKCHIMLLFGTILFGDKSGAAVHWKFLPLLCDFAGIIQYSWGSACLAHMNRSLCRATRVDCKEIDGPLTLLLAWAWTRLPFLAPIPGNPRVFPIANRWRNWERENFAYRYNTLAHYRRLLDDLQEGHSFDSHDVSSLCGRLMALTSLSRTWFY, encoded by the exons ATGGCGTCTAGAGACGCACACTTCCATTTTTCGATTGATGAGTGTGCCGTGTCGTTGGAGGATGTGGCGATAATTCTCGGTCTGCCGACAAACGGAGTTCCGGTTACAGGACCAATGATGAGTAGTTTCGAGGCCATGGAGGCCGA GGGTTTGAAGGATCGCATAGTGTTGACTGATGATATTCAGATTCAGAGGTATGTCAAGTGTCACATAATGTTGTTATTTGGGACAATTCTGTTTGGTGACAAGTCTGGTGCAGCGGTGCATTGGAAATTTCTGCCTTTGCTCTGTGACTTTGCGGGGATCATACAGTATAGTTGGGGTTCGGCATGCCTCGCGCACATGAACAGATCATTGTGTAGGGCAACCCGTGTCGACTGCAAGGAGATCGATGGTCCGCTTACACTTTTGCTTGCTTGGGCTTGGACCCGTCTCCCATTTCTTGCCCCGATTCCTGGCAATCCCCGAGTGTTTCCGATCGCAAACAG GTGGCGCAACTGGGAGCGTGAGAATTTTGCTTACCGATATAATACGCTTGCGCACTACAGGAGGTTGCTAGATGATTTGCAAGAAGGACAT TCATTTGATAGTCACGATGTGTCCAGTTTGTGTGGCAGGCTTATGGCATTGACTTCATTGAGCCGGACGTGGTTCTACTAG
- the LOC110270922 gene encoding uncharacterized protein LOC110270922 yields the protein MQWTNRYSHVLANDLVPLQYPLEIYMHWYRGAFGAHLQISDLVFQEDPEGPPVHNQEEHQQEPSALPPHPPSTPPPPPPPVQQEVQCGMEYVPQTHPSDYFTQSVPLHQEYWSGTQADAGEQASFSQLLGFMAPGPGYSHSGNVHDIPTDQLAHPTGITPRRMSFDSMPQVHTSSENSGARMSVDSSKSTGATRGILQSGLDRRISMTLIQETNNAVDNDTDKYLVDNPDSDEDEDDDEDEDEDHGGDPEPSTGTTTSEKGKGYNLRTDPPRRSVTRYTPSAFNRVAKKCKKLFKDVKSAMKK from the exons ATGCAATGGACCAATCGGTATAGTCATGTTCTAGCTAATGACTTAGTGCCCTTACAGTATCCTTTGGAGATTTATATGCATTGGTACCGTGGAGCATTCGGTGCCCACTTGCAGATATCGGACCTCGTATTTCAAGAGGATCCAGAGGGTCCTCCAGTTCATAATCAGGAGGAACACCAACAAGAACCGTCTGCACTGCCACCGCACCCGCCGTCGAcaccgccaccgccaccgccaccggTCCAACAGGAGGTTCAGTGTGGTATGGAGTATGTGCCGCAAACACATCCATCAGATTATTTTACACAGTCAGTCCCGTTACATCAAGAGTATTGGAGTGGTACACAAGCTGATGCAGGGGAACAAGCCTCATTTAGCCAGCTGCTTGGTTTCATGGCTCCAGGGCCAGGGTACTCACATTCAGGAAATGTTCATGACATACCCACGGACCAGTTGGCGCATCCGACTGGGATTACTCCACGTAGGATGTCATTCGATTCGATGCCTCAAGTTCACACTTCCTCTGAAAATTCTGGAGCTAGAATGTCTGTTGACTCGTCTAAGAGTACTGGTGCCACGAGAGGGATCTTACAGAGTGGACTTGATAGGCGTATTTCAATGACTCTAATTCAGGAGACCAATAATGCAGTTGATAATGACACTGATAAGTACCTGGTAGATAATCCGGATagtgatgaggatgaggatgatgacgAGGACGAAGATGAAGACCATGGTGGTGATCCCGAACCTAGTACGG GTACCACTACAAGTGAAAAGGGAAAAGGCTACAACCTTAGAACCGATCCTCCACGCAGGAGCGTTACTCGGTATACCCCATCCGCTTTTAACAGGGTTGCAAAGAAGTGCAAAAAGTTATTCAAGGATGTGAAGTCGGCAATGAAAAAATAA
- the LOC110271427 gene encoding uncharacterized protein LOC110271427 produces MCHKEPSAVVHFETMPAYQRDDLVPDIRVDDTHLYGKYKGCLLVAISQDENNNIVPIAFAIVEGETAEAWYFFLSNLRQHVVTHDGIGLISDRHDSIRSAIARSNRAWSPPRAFHMFCIRHIESNFLRKFKAPYLQKLIVNIGYSRTIREYQMRYERLRERGEAYTNWLDRIPRSQTINLVECIDSVLKGARNLPVTALVKATFYRLNELFTRKRAEAEARINAGHVFSELVTFDLCRQRCDCGEFQVDRIPCRHVFACCANQRLD; encoded by the exons ATGTGTCACAAGGAGCCGTCAGCGGTGGTTCACTTTGAGACTATGCCTGCATACCAGAGAGATGATTTGGTTCCTGATATCCGT GTGGACGACACTCATTTGTATGGAAAGTACAAGGGTTGTTTATTGGTAGCAATTTCACAAGATGAAAATAACAATATTGTCCCAATTGCATTTGCCATAGTGGAGGGAGAGACTGCTGAGGCGTGGTACTTTTTTCTAAGTAACTTACGCCAACATGTGGTGACACATGATGGTATAGGACTTATATCTGATCGACACGATTCCATCAGGTCAGCTATTGCTCGCAGTAATAGGGCTTGGTCTCCTCCTAGAGCTTTCCATATGTTCTGTATCAGGCATATTGAGTCGAATTTCTTGAGGAAGTTCAAGGCACCTTACCTGCAGAAGCTTATCGTCAATATCG GATATTCAAGGACGATTCGGGAGTACCAGATGCGCTATGAACGACTACGCGAACGGGGTGAAGCTTACACCAACTGGCTTGACAGGATCCCGC GGTCACAGACCATCAACCTTGTGGAGTGCATCGACTCCGTATTGAAGGGGGCTCGCAATCTCCCAGTCACCGCCCTTGTGAAGGCTACATTTTACAGACTGAATGAGTTGTTCACTAGGAAGAGAGCCGAGGCTGAGGCTCGCATTAATGCTGGGCATGTGTTCTCTGAGCTTGTGACCT TTGACCTATGCCGACAGCGTTGCGACTGTGGTGAATTCCAGGTTGATAGAATTCCGTGTCGACATGTGTTTGCTTGTTGTGCAAATCAGCGGTTGGACTAG
- the LOC107638900 gene encoding chalcone synthase, translating into MVNVSEIRKAQRAEGPATIMAIGTATPPNCVDQSTYPDYYFRITNSEHMSDLKKKFQRMCDKSMIKKRYMYLTEEMLKENPNMCAYMAPSLDARQDMVVVEVPRLGKEAATKAIKEWGQPKSKITHLIFCTTSGVDMPGADYRLTKLLGLRPYVKRYMMYQQGCFAGGTVLRLAKDLAENNKGARVLVVCSEITAVTFRGPSETHLDSLVGQALFGDGAAALIVGSDPLPEIEKPIFELVWTAQTLAPDSEGAIDGHLREVGLTFHLLKDVPSIVSKNINKALTEAFDPLGISDYNSIFWIAHPGGPAILDQVEEKLNLKPEKMKATRDVLSNYGNMSSACVLFILDEMRKKSVEEGLKTTGEGFEWGVLFGFGPGLTIETVVLHSVAT; encoded by the exons ATGGTGAATGTATCTGAGATTCGCAAGGCTCAAAGAGCAGAAGGTCCTGCAACTATAATGGCAATTGGAACAGCAACACCACCGAACTGCGTTGATCAAAGCACGTATCCGGATTACTACTTCAGAATCACCAATAGCGAACACATGAGCGACCTTAAGAAAAAGTTCCAACGCATGT GTGATAAGTCAATGATTAAGAAGAGATACATGTACTTAACGGAAGAGATGCTGAAGGAAAACCCTAACATGTGTGCATACATGGCACCATCATTGGATGCAAGGCAAGACATGGTGGTTGTGGAGGTTCCAAGGCTGGGCAAAGAAGCTGCAACAAAAGCCATCAAGGAATGGGGGCAACCAAAGTCAAAGATAACACACTTGATCTTCTGCACCACCAGCGGCGTCGACATGCCCGGTGCCGATTACCGACTCACCAAACTCTTAGGCCTCCGGCCATACGTCAAGAGGTACATGATGTACCAGCAAGGCTGCTTCGCCGGCGGCACCGTTCTCCGTTTGGCCAAGGACTTGGCGGAGAACAACAAGGGTGCACGTGTTCTTGTTGTTTGTTCTGAGATAACGGCGGTTACATTCCGTGGTCCAAGTGAAACACACTTGGATAGTCTTGTAGGACAAGCATTGTTCGGTGACGGAGCCGCCGCGCTTATCGTTGGTTCGGATCCATTGCCGGAGATTGAGAAGCCGATATTCGAGCTTGTTTGGACTGCTCAAACACTTGCACCCGACAGCGAAGGCGCCATTGATGGCCACCTTCGTGAAGTTGGGCTTACTTTCCATCTTCTCAAGGATGTTCCTTCGATTGTTTCGAAGAACATCAACAAGGCACTCACCGAGGCTTTTGATCCATTGGGAATATCTGATTATAACTCGATATTTTGGATTGCACATCCCGGTGGGCCTGCGATTTTGGACCAAGTCGAAGAAAAGTTGAACTTGAAACCGGAGAAGATGAAAGCCACTAGAGATGTGCTTAGTAATTATGGTAACATGTCAAGTGCATGTGTGCTGTTCATATTGGATGAGATGAGAAAGAAATCGGTTGAAGAAGGACTTAAAACCACCGGTGAAGGGTTTGAATGGGGTGTGTTGTTTGGCTTTGGTCCCGGTTTAACCATTGAAACTGTTGTTCTGCATAGTGTGGCTACATAA